One Acropora palmata chromosome 2, jaAcrPala1.3, whole genome shotgun sequence genomic window, TTGCCTGGAGCCATCGAGGACCTAATTTTTTACAATGATAGTGCGGTTGAGGGCTATCTTCAAGAGCATGCCACAAAGACAAATGACGCAGCAGTTACGGCCATGATGGGAGAAAGTTTGGTCAGCTCCACAAAATCAAGATCGGTAAGAGACAAAAATTAGTAATACCACTTTCCTTGAAAGCAGAAGTGAAAACGAAACTAAAGATGAAACAGAAAAGAGGAAAGCCGAACCAAAAAGAAACACGGGGTTTGATGATTAAGAAATGCGTTTGGTTTGCAAGCAAACACTATCCTGGACGAACTCAAGATGAAGACGTCGAATATATCGCTCTTTTCATTTACAAGGAGAATATCACACCAAGCAACCCTATATTGGTTAATATACTAAGAAAGTTGCTtactcttttttgtttcagaatGAGAGGAAATCGCTGTTACCAAGACCCACAAATTTACAGGGCTTAAACTCATCGAAAAAGAAAGCGTCAAAACAGCGTAAGTTACCACTCAGCTTTAAAAGTTTTGGCGCCAAACGCAACAGTTCACAGTACGGCTTGCATCATTTTCGGCATTCGTCCCTACAAAATTTACTTTAACCAAACCCCTAGCAACCAGTCATGGGCCAATCAGGCGCAGACAGTACAGTGGACCAATCACGGTTGCTCAAAGGATGGTcggcgctaaccattggttaggaagtatcgaaacctataggtttctttggtagttaacactggttagcGCCAACCACATTTCGAGCAAATTGGGGCCAGCGGGTCTGTTCCTCGAAGGTCCCGAACCTTTTTGGgtctatttcgggtgccacaattccctcaACGCCTCGGTTTCAAGTCATCAATCTTTGCAATCTTGTTCGTTTTGCCtacattaaaaacatattaaaagatcagcttttcaaagcgagtggattgcagtttgacaactggcttttcgggcccgaaaagttctcgggactttcgagcaactcgggtcaggggcccgtttctcgaaagtcccgagaatttttcgggcccgaaaagccattcgtaaaattacgaCTTGCTTATTCTGcaaagctgatcttttcatatgttgtaaaggggataaaaatgaaaataactgcaaagtttcgtgcctcgggacgccttcgttttgaagatacaaagagaattatgtcagccgaaatacgcccgaaaagtttcgggactttcgagaaacgggccccagggccttatttctcaaaagtcccgaaacctttcgggcctatttcgggtgccacaatccCCTTTATATCTTGACAACGCCGCGGCtataagccatcaaacttcccAATCCTCTCGGTTTTTCttacacaaaaaaacatgttaaaagatcagcttttcaaaacgagCGGATTGCGGTTTgaaaactggcttttcgggcccgaaaagttctcgggacttttgagaaacaggccacAGGCCGCAAAGCGCTGGGAAATGTTCACCTTGCGAATAAGTCACAAGTGATCAGCTAATAGTGAAGAAAGAGCCTTTTgtaaaagctttgttttcttaatattCTTTTAGAGATTCTTTGCGACACCAATGAAGAAAAGGTTTCTGTCAATCATCCAAGGTAACAACAATCGATAGCAGGTCACGTGTCAAATGAGAGGACCACTGATCATCTGAGCCGCGTACGGTCTGCTATTCGACGGCTGTTCTCTGCGAATCATATGAGGACTCGGGAATCGAAAAGAGACAAAATAACTCGTATAAATAGATTCTATTTATTACCGGCGAGAATGTCTTcttcaaaaataataactaaacaacaaaaagaaatgtactctcaaatgaaaaagaaacgcCTTGGAATGTGATGCCAATTTTGATTGTGTTGTTTCCTGCAGCGAGGAAAAGAATTTCGTCTAAGATAAAACTTCAGTTTCAAGCCGGCATCAGCTCGAAGGATGTGCATTGAAATCTGCCTCAACATTAATGAAATGCGCAACAGCATAATGTGTATCATTTCGTTCCCTAACCTGTGACTCGAAGGATTCGTATTTGGGCcgcgtcatgcgaaaagggcccggacgacatgacacgtgatttcgagtaatttgcattttacatcatttgttAAGAATGGCGGCAGTAATGGGGTTCTCATTCAAGGAGCGATTTTCACgctttcaattgttatttccggacttttatcacttccatcatgttatttggagaatgaagtgggcaaaaacgcttaaaactaaaaatggacaaaatatgtcgtccgggcccttttcgcatgacgcgGCCCATTCAGCAAGTTAATATTAACGGAACCTCTTACTGTAATGTGACAGGTTGAATCGATACCACGAAGACCAACCAGCAACGAATGACACTATGGCCATAACCTACGACCTTATAAGGattgatgacgatgacgacaGCAACGACATAACCGATTACTCCAACTGCACTTGCAGCGGACTCTTACGAGAAGCTCCGAAAGGAGAACGAGAAAAACCCGAGGGAATGGAACAAGACGAAGGAATGCTTGACCTTACTACTGACAGTAGTGAGGACGGTGAAGCAGTGAATGATACCGTAAGATTTCAAGACGAGCACGGCTCGTTTCACGATAATGTGACTTCGGAATCCATCGTGTCTCAATCGGAAGAAGTACAAGTCAAAACTCCATGGTCTCTGAAAAGCCTTTTCAGGCGACAAAAGTCTTTTTCTCTTCCAGACCATGATCTCGGCgctttaaaacaataaatttccGAAATCTTTACATCTTCCCCACCCCAGGAAAAAAAGGTATAGATTACATAATATACCGTAACATTTGAAGTCAATAACGGCCTATTCTTGGTACAAAATCGTAACCTTTTTCCCTTCCCCTTAAGACCCCGGGAACAAGGCTGATTATTGGTTCTGAACTGCACACTACGAGTTTTAGCCAATAGTGAGCGGACTAATTTTTAGTCTGCTTACCACAAGCTTAGTAATTTGGTACAGTACCGCTGGCTTCAATCCAGGTCACAAACCTTGGTAATTTGAGTATGTATTTCACAGACTGCAGTTAGTGGCTTTGTTTGATGAACAAATTTTTGAGCTCCTGTCTATAAGCTCCAAAAACCAGATTGACACTCCTAGAATAGAACTTTCAGCTTGCCAAAGAGAAAGCAGATTACATGGTTCCATATAAAGATAACAGTAAACTTGAATGAAGGAGCCTATTTTTATATTGACTATGCACTGTATCTCAGAGGAACATTTGCTGGGTATGTGTTTTCTACCgacattttgaagaaagtAAACTGTTACAAGACACAGAATGGAACTGTGTAGTTGTAGAGTTGGGTAAGAATTCTCATATCACAAGAAAAAAGTCCTTTATTCTGTAAATTTataatacaatatttttaaccTGTCATTAAACTGGTAAGAAAAGGCACAGAATGCCTATAAATGTCTATCCTTGTGTATTTATTTAAATCCAGTGCATTGTTGATAACCTCCTTGGAACATCTGCCCAGGAAAATGATTGTGATAATCTGCCACTTAGAGAGTGAGATTAATGATCTGTGCAACATGAACAGTGTATGTCCAAggattttcataaattattgcaatgtCACGCTTTGCagacaatattattatcatgatatttaTCACAGCCTACTACATAGACACCTGCAATGACATTGTTACTAGCTACAGAATGTTGACTAGAGGTAAAAAGTAGTTTTGGTGACGTGGCCACAGAAAAGGAGCCAAGGATAAAGGAAATTAGTGTAAATTTACTTGTAGTCTATCGTGactccgtgaatctgattagCTATATTACGGTAGACTATCGGCTGATGGTCTACGGCAAGATAGTTGCTCACATGATTGTATATGTGaccctctttcaaacttgaatcagtACACATGGCGGGAATGGCGTgccacgtttgaacctgatgaaacataatgaaacagtccttttgtACGTGTTacttgacttttttgtttttcttttatgcaatgagactacgagtaaatttatactaaaacaattagactgcTCGCCCTCATTTTCTATGAGCAATAGtcgactcggctgcgccttgttgactatctgctcgtagaaaattcgggctcgtagtctaattgttaaatagagtGTAACATTTGGTAACACCATCACCCTTATTTTCTATGCCATCGTCATCAAAAACACAGATGTTGTGATAAATAAGACAGTTTTACCAACCATTGAGCATCTTGTTCAAAAGCTTTAGTTGTTGTTTATTGACGTAAGTGGCTTTTCTCAACCGCATACTTCTCTTGGGTCCTTTGTGCAtcattttgtgatttttcccTGCTCTCCACCGTTTCAATTTCCCTTTGCCTGTTCGTATGAACCTCTTGGTTACAGCTTtgcaagttttcctttttccaagCTTACTCTTGGTGTTAATTTTCCTTGTGATCACAACTGTGTTTTTATAATATCCAAAAAACCCCTCAGTTCGTTTTAAAAAGTCTGAAGATGACCCAAATCTATAAAGGCTTCGGGCTCCAACAAGTTGCCTTGATTGAAAACTCATCTTACAAGTGGAAATTCTTGATACACTGGCTAGGAAGCTAAAAGCTGAAATTCTCCTTATCTGTGTCTTCAAGTTCGGGAAATTTACCATCCTAATGTTAACATCCTGGGCTGAATATTAACAAAAAggtaaaacaaatattattgttttatccTATATGCAGGCTGGATAAATGAGTTATCATAACTCACTTCACCAATGAACCAAGTTCCCTAGTAACAACAACACTTTGGTAAAATATGTAGCAATATATTTGTGCATGTCCTTACATCAGCTGCTGGCAAGATGGAATGAAAATCAACTCTGCTGATTGGAAAACAACCTCTGTTTTCTGCCACATTTTTAGGGCTCAACATTGGAAGGCTTATAGcattatatttgttttttgaaatacaCCGCTCACCTTCGAACTCCCATCAAATCTTCCCGAAAGTTGGAGCTTGTTGTAAGACAACAGTTGCCCATGGTGCACGAGAAAAAATGATGTAGTAAGGGTTTGTTGATTGCCAATTCAGTTGAATATAAACAGTATGTATGCACTATGTACcgaacaattattattcctcaagcctgGATgtgctctgagtcaatagcccatgaggctgaAGGCCAAGACTtagtgggctattgactcagaggccatggggaccagaggaataataattgttttagtaaaatccaactagttggttaaaaaaatatattgagaCAAAACACCTtgcgctagttaaagctagacattacaaatatggtgggtacttttcgctactagtgggctatttaacaattatcccttgagcccgaatgggctctgagtcaatggCCCAAGAGGCCCAATAAGCCGAAGACCGagtgggctattgattcagaggccatgagggcgagaagaataattattttagtaaaatccaactagctGATCAAAATAACATCGAGACCAAACATCTTTTGCTAGTTAAAGCTAAACTTAATTCCTTTTATGCTGCCAAaccattacaaatatggcgggtgCTTTTCgttactagtgggctataacatatagcctagtagtagctcaaccaatcagaacgtgGCATTGaaaatagaccactagttggattttactaaaacataTGATAATTATAGCCTAgcagtagctcaaccaatcagaatgcagtattgataatagaccattaGTTGGATTTTTACTAATGTGCaatattatatatacatacatacaatgTACTTTATTTCAGTAGTTCAAAATAACCCAGCTGATGAGGACCTGGATGTCCACAATAGAAGGGCACGTGAGATCATATTTACTATTCTAATTATTGAGTAGAGGCCAAAGTGTCTGCATTGGTtttcttcaaaagaaaaacaaatttactttACCTATGCATTTGACTGACGTAGAAACTGTCCGAAGGGAAGGCAAAATTCCACAAGAGAAAAGTCCCTTTCTCACAGAACTCACCAACGCCGccattttaagaaaaattgtgaaaaagaCTGGGGCGATCAAGGCAATCCGCTGGACGTAGGTAAAACAGGCGCACTCATTCCCATGGGCCAGAGCGGTGCCAATATTCAATATGGCGCCCTCATTGCATGAGAAAAGTTCCACTGAATCATTAGAAGAACACacggaaaagaaagaaaatgattctTCAAAACGAGTGGAGAAAGCAAAGAGAATTAAGCAGCAGTTGTTGAATGCTCAAGCTCAAAAATCTGTCGtggaggaaagaaaaacgacCTCCATTTCAAAAACCGATTTGacaacagaagaaaaacaaaatatggagAATTTTTTCGAATGGTCCCCCCCGCCGCCACCAGAGACTATGGGGCAAAAACTTGGAAGGAAATTTAAACAGAATCCTTTAGTTCCTGTGGGTAAGTATTCATGCATTTTGTAGAATGTATGATGTGAAGGTTGTGGGTGAAGTAGTCTCCTGCTAGTATAATTATTTGGAAGGGAGCGTTGTGTGACAGTGTTACGTAACGGCTGTTAAGGATCATATGGAATTATATTGAACTATATTATAACATATCCGCCCCAATGACAGGCACACTGCAGTGGCTATCGATCTGTCAAGCTATCTTGTGCCACATGCTTGCTCAAAGGGATCAGTTCTCCTTTTGCAGGATTTTCGTTGGACGTATCATGTAACATAGAGAGTTGACCTTTGTGAAGAGGATGAGTTAAATGATATGCCCTTTATTTGATGACTTGATGTAGCCTTTTGGCTTTGAGGCCTAGAGAGGTGATAAGGACCAGGAATTCTTTAACAAAGACCAATGTTGACTTCCTTTGAATCAGGGAAGCATCAAATATGCAGGTTTACATGCAGGTCAGGTGAGTGGGGTGGTTGTAATCCCCTGATGCATAACAGAGAAGacatcaacaacaataaaataatatgaatTTATCTTGAAGTTTGAATTTTGGATTTTAACCATAGGTGCCTTGGCTACTGTTGGTGCTTTGTCATACGGTCTGTTCTCATTTGTGCGAGGGGATACAAAAATGCAGCAATATATGATGAGAGCTCGAGTCGCTGCTCAAGGAGGGACaattgttgctgttgctggTGGAGTGCTTTATATGTTGGTTAAAGATCATTTTCAGAAAGATAAACAGTAGTAGGTAGTCCCTGGAGTATTTAAAAGGTACAAAGTAGAGGCTTCATTCTTGTGGATGTATTTAAAAGGAGTTCCCAGTAAAAAAAGACATTGTTTGTCTTCGTGTTTGTAGCGTATGGATTGTCAAGCCTTTCTAGATGTTTGAAATGCAAAGGAACTCTTTAAAGTTAAGTGTAGGGCATCCCCTTCTGTGTAGATATTCTTTTAGCTTGTCATGCTATTTTTCCTTCCCAACAAGATACAGTCAAACCTCAATATTATTACTGTATCAGGACTTATAAAGACTGGGCTGAATGGTCTGGATAATTATTGAAAGTCTGGataattgaaaatatgaatattaatgagccATGGAAGAACAAAACTAAATAACTTAATAGAGGAgagtaaatgaaatttcactcaGCGACAGAACAAATCTGAGCCAATCAAAGCTCAGTGAAATGCACTGAATTAGATTAATATGATGCATTTCGATTTGtgctttgaaataaatttggtCTGCACGGTTTCATCACTTAATTTggaggaaaaaagttttgctgcagacataaaatattatacaactatcccccgaaggggaggtgaatagtggtggatatatactgAGACGCGAAGcatcgaggtatatatccaccactcttcaccgaccctgagggggatagttattttagtatttaccaaatcagatggataaaaaaacgctttttcaatttcttcttctgaaactttcgcaaGACGAtgtgccatttttctttccgtttgcaaaacagtgaatatccaaggatattccaagttacaggagccaatcaaaacacgcGAAAaatgctatccactgatttggtaaagaCTAATTCTTAATATTCATTAAAAGCTGGGACCAGTGAAGCAAGTCCAGATAATCGAGGTCTGAATAATCAAGGTTTGTCTGTAGTTGCATCCACCCGTCTTGTCATGACCTTTTTAGTTATTCTTATCAGAGAATAACTAAAAAAGATCACAGTTCAGTTTTTGCAACTTTCAGTGTGACAGCCAGCGGTGGATCCTAGTTTAGAGGTATTTGAAGGGTCATATCTCAAACAAAAATAGTTTCccttttttatgttttgtttttattttatttttatcgcAGAGGCCTTGGCCCCCTCTTGTGGTTCCACAGTTCTCTGATGGCATGTTTTCTTGTGAACTGgtacaaaattgtttttgtgacAGTGAAACTACTGTAAAAGGTGGCATCCAATTGCAAGGGTAGTGTGgtttattgcaaaaaaaaaatagtgaaaaTTTGGGAAGTGTTGCAGTGTCCCAATTGCTTGCAATGCAATCTCTTGTCCTtcaagagaaaggaaagaatgttatcattattaataaaCAACTGCATGTTTTGTGGAGTATGAAAGTTGCCTTCAACCCTCTGTAATATGATGCTAACATTttgtataaaattattataataagtGACCAATAGTCAGTTTAAATGTCACTGcacattttattgaaatctACTACTTCAAATACTCTTGTGGGAAAAATAAatcgttttattttattggtgTATCCAGTTATTTAAAACAGTACAATATACCTAAAGATACTTTCATTCTCATAGGCATTACtgatataataattattatagaaaATGTAATGTAAATCTTGTCATCCTCCAGCTACAAATCAGCCATCTTTTTGACAAGTGATTTTGTTAGTGCAAAGACAACTTAGTACTGTTTCACTTACAAATCGTAAGCACAACAACACTACGGATTATTTTCTTAACATTAAATAGTTATGCAGCAGACAAAAAAGCTCTTAGTCTTCAAAATGTACTGTAAACAGTAATGGTTTTCTTTTGGACGTATTTGCTCCGAAAGGCATGGAAGTCTAAGAACTGTTTCATGAAGCAATaagaagtaataattattgtgaaatcACCTGAACACTTCTTAATTGATTCATTTTGTTGTCAAGAAggaatgcaagaaaaaaaagacatctaCATGACTACAAACcctaaattattgaaaaaaaaagttccttGTATAGTTTAAACAATAATCCAATGTGCATAATAACACATCCATGGCTAGAAAGCAGGAAATGCTACAAagtcaaatattaaaataatattttcataacagctattgttactattttgaaaaacgcAACACACATAGCTTCTGCAATCAATATCTGTCTTCATCAAGCAATCAATTCCACATAGTTTGCTGGAAATAATCCAAAGCTGCCATCAGGAGTTTGGCCTCGCCACCAGCCGTCATCGATTTGTTCAATATTTGTGATGATGTCACCAGGATCAAATGTTACTTCTGTTTCATCAGCTGTGAACAGaaataaacaaggaaaatgcTTCATTTTTTGATTAGCAAGACTCGTGAGCCAGTGTCCCAAATGGCTGGAACTTGTCATGGTTTCCAAATCAACTGGGGGAGTAAATTGGACAGGATGCCATGGTTGTTAACAAAATCTGGATGGAATCGGATCAAAGAGCTCAAACCCCCCAGAACTTGAGATCTACAAATCCCTTTTACCCAACAACTGCACTACTGTGCCTCCACTCCACTCAGTAATGCTTAACCAAGTCTAGAAGAAGGGGAAAAAAGATGTAATCTTTCCCTACCTGCTTGGTAATCATACAGGGCCCTTGCTGATAAACCAGCAGCTCCCTAAAGGATAAGAGCAACAATGAATACTTGAATACAAGtagcaaaaggaaaattcaaacAGTTCTTGTTTCGTTCAAAACTTTAGGTGCCTTtcatacaaaataataattcattcTAGAGATTAGgtcaaatcattttcaatttcctttgaTATGGTTCTATATATTAGGCTACTGTACATTACCAAGTTCCTCTCCATGTAAGAACCAAAGacactttttctttgtttcctcaGTTCATGCtaggtttggttattgtttaatcGTCTCTtggcttctttgttttttttacatcaTCTACAAAAAGTTTGGCTTGAGTTTTTCACTCTTGCGATTAGGCACAGAGTTAAACACTAAATGTTCTTGTGCTTTCCAACTGAAATGGCCCAATCTAATCTAAACTAACTGAAACAATAACTGTACAGTAGTGGTATTAATGAATGCggaaaagcaaaaacagaaaatgttCAGTACCTCGTCAGGGGTTGGCTGGGGCTCTGTTGTTGTTTCCCCTGATTCCCCTATTAACTCTACAAAATTTGCTGGAAAAATGCCATAGTTGCCATCAGGACCACGTCCCCTCCACCAGCCAGGATCAAATTCATCCACCTCAGTAATTATATCTCCCGGATCAAAAGAAATCTCTTCTTCAGTTTCTGAATAAATACAATGccaaaaattgtaaaattaacagattactccaataaaaattaaggatCCTCGACAGAAGGATTCTGTCTTTTATCCAATCAGCaagttattaacaagtaaaaGGCAGCAGTCTGTAGCTTTACTTCTGTTTCAATCAACACATCTACTTGCAGCTGTAATTCACTGCTTTTGCTTGTGTGATGACTCCTGTAACTTTTGATTGTTCAAAATAACATTGCTCTGAACTAATACTTTACGAATCACataaaaattactgaatgcaattcaataataattatagttcTTTACATTAATTGCATATAAAGGGCAATTCTGTGGTGCATACAGTATGGGCACTCTTTGGTTATGAAAGATCAGGTCGCAACAGAAACGAAAAAGCAGATGCGACTGTTACTACTGTCACTGCTGTCAGGATAGTTTCAATTTCAACAATACATGGAactataatgataataataataattatttaaagttGGTCCCAAAATCTACataatgtaaaattaattatgcaaGAGATACAAATGTACACATGCTCTTCATAGCTACCAATAATATTTCTTACCAGCCTGGTAATCATAAAGGACTCTTGcagtttttcctttgctttcaGCTAACTGCTGTGGATAGGAAGGGTTGACACAAAACATCAAATTTAGAGTAAATACAGTGATAATTAATGCAACAATAGTAAGGCCAAAAACAATATGCTAAAGGAAGGGAAATGTGATGCATATATATTCAAGCATTGCTAAATTATATGATTATTAGATGATTTctcttttgaattcaaaatctACCATGCATGCATTAAATGACGAATTATTGACAACAACAGCCCATGCAACAGAGACTTACTTATTTCACTATGAAATTACTGCCTTGCTTTTTAACTGAGCCATATGATACTAGTACTTGGTCTGACACATTATCAAAGTTACAGAATAGCAAAGTGTACAATAAGGGCTTCCCACAAGCACTGACTTTCAATGAAAAGTATCAGCTTGACTTTTCTCAGATTTAAGAATGAAAggctagtttctaaagaaaatgtGTTGTTGCATCAGTGGCGCAATGAAACACTAAAACATggcatcaaaccagagtcaaatttccaccccGAAGAGACACCTATTAACAAAACTGAGCTTTCAAGCGTTATCCCTTCCTCAGagcgaacgctcgaaacgtcagcctcGTAATCGATTTCAAGTGGAAATTTGCCCCTTATGAACTGATTTGCAGAGATTTCAATTGACACGATTTTagaaatgaatttctagtttctaaagaaactgtggtgctgcgtcggtgggagagatcaaaacaaaaatttggttttatcaaacgagttgataaaggctGAATtcccaccgtgaaagatttagaaagctaaagctaaagctttctaaatctttcacggtggtaattcaacctttatcaacttgtttgataaaaccaaatttttgttacaatTTCAGAAAGATGCTTGAACAACCAGTACATACAAGTCAGCTACCCTACATAAAATTGGTTGCATTTATACCCCTGATGATAATGTAACTGTATATTTTGACAGTGCAACTGATCCTGCCTGTATAAGTACCTGGACTGGTTGTGCAGCAGGAGTGTCATCGTCCACATTATCATAGAGCTGTTCTTGGTTATCGTACAGGTTTTCATCATTACCATATCCTGTCGGTTCTTCAGGTTCTTTCTCTTGAACTGGTTCATCTTGAATCTGTACTTCGGCTGAATCATAAGTGCTGAACCCTGGTTGTTGCTCTTCATTTAATGTCTCCACATTTTCATACAATTCTGTTGGCTCATACTGCTGCTCTGgctacaaaataataatgataataataaaaataataataatcatgtaataaacatcCCAAGTAATGATGGTAGAAGGGGTCTGATCGGGGTAGAATAAGCATTTAAAACAGCAAGAATAGGACTCAACCTGAAGCACAAAGAAGAGCAATATCCAAAGCAAGTGCTTGAACAAGAAAGATCTAAAACCAAAAATTCACCAACCAACTGAATGCTGATAAGTCTAAAAGGGAAGTACCAAAGTCAGAGTTTGAGGGCAGAGAAGATAAGTCAGCCTTAGAAAA contains:
- the LOC141874980 gene encoding HIG1 domain family member 1B-like isoform X2, yielding MAPSLHEKSSTESLEEHTEKKENDSSKRVEKAKRIKQQLLNAQAQKSVVEERKTTSISKTDLTTEEKQNMENFFEWSPPPPPETMGQKLGRKFKQNPLVPVGALATVGALSYGLFSFVRGDTKMQQYMMRARVAAQGGTIVAVAGGVLYMLVKDHFQKDKQ
- the LOC141874980 gene encoding HIG1 domain family member 1B-like isoform X1 translates to MAPSLHEKSSTESLEEHTEKKENDSSKRVEKAKRIKQQLLNAQAQKSVVEERKTTSISKTDLTTEEKQNMENFFEWSPPPPPETMGQKLGRKFKQNPLVPVGALATVGALSYGLFSFVRGDTKMQQYMMRARVAAQGGTIVAVAGGVLYMLVKDHFQKDKQ